A segment of the Staphylococcus ratti genome:
GGATGTTGACGCGCGGGTTTTTATTTTTTAAGGAGGGGTCTAATTGTATGAACATTAAATATCGTATTATCAATGCACCTGTAAACCCTGAAACATTTGCTAGACATCGAAAGCACAAAATTATTTTAGAGAGTACAACAACACATCAAACAAAAGGACGTTATTCTATGGTCGTTTTTGATACGTATGGAAAATGTGAGCTTGTTGAAGACGCACTTTACATTCAAACGCCATATGAAACAAAAACGATTCAAACTCAGCCTTTTGAACATTTGAAGCAGTACATTGACAAGTGTAAAGCAACAATTGAACATCCAGAGTTAGCGCAACTTCCTTTTATTTCGGGATTTTTAGGTTATTGTAGTTTTGATCTCGTAAGACATGCTTTTCCAATTTTGAAGCAACAAGCTATTGTTGGAGAAACGAGCGACGTCTTATTTCACATGGTAGAGTCTGTATATGTATTCGATCATTATATGGAACAAATTTATATTATCGCAACGGATTTCTTCTCGAATGCAACAGACTCAGAATTGAATGAACGATTAGATGGGATGATCTCAGAATTTGAAAAAGTACAGTTGTTTGAAAATGAAAAAAGTGTTCATCTACCATCTAAAAACATCCAAAGTAATATTTCTGACGAGACGTTAATACAACGAATAACGGCTTTTAAATCATTAATTCAACAAGGAGATATGTTTCAAGTTGTACCTTCAAGAATATACCGCTATGAACATCACTTCGGAGCTTCTCGTGGTAGATTGGCGTATCAATTGTATCAACAACTTAAACGCAATAATCCTAGCCCGTACATGTTTTATTACCATATGGAAGGGCCGATTCTTGTCGGAAGTTCCCCCGAGAGTTTTGTAAAAGTGAAGCAAAACGAGGTCATGACCAATCCGATTGCTGGTACGATAAAAAGGGGAGCTACCGTTGAAGAAGATAGCGCAAATGAACAGGCACTTATTCAAGATGAAAAAGAATTAAGTGAACATCGTATGCTCGTAGATTTAGGTAGAAATGATATTTTAAGAATTGCACGCCCTGAATCATTAAAAATTCCTAAATTAATGACAGTAGAACGTTATGAACATGTGATGCACATTGTAAGTGAGGTTGTCGGTACGTTAGATGACCATACTTCACCTATGGATGTGATTACTTCATTATTGCCAACCGGAACCGTTTCTGGTGCGCCGAAAATAAGGGCGATACAACGGATTTATGCTTATCATCCATACAAACGGGGCGTTTACAGTGGAGGTATTGGTTATATCAATTGTGATCATTCACTTGATTTAGCGCTTGTCATACGTACTATGGTTATCGATGATACATTTGTGAATGTGGAAGCTGGTTGTGGCGTAGTTTATGATTCTATTCCTGAAAAGGAGCTTGAAGAAATTCGGCTAAAAGCTAAAAGTTTGTTGGAGGTGGTGCTATGATTCTTGTCATCGATAATTATGATTCGTTTACGTATAATTTGGTCGATTTATTTCATCCATATGATGAAGTAAAAGTGCGTTACCCAGATGATTCAAGTATTTTTGATTTATGTCCTGACGTGCTTGTAATCTCTCCTGGACCAGGGCATCCTGATGATACCCCATATCTCAATAGAATTATTAAACATTTCAATGCGTTACCTATTTTAGGGGTTTGTTTAGGCGCGCAAGCTTTGTATAGGTATTATGGTGGCGAAGTAAAGGTAGGGCGACAAGTGATGCATGGTAAAATAGATCGGCTTCAATTTGAACAAGCAACACCTTTATACCAAAATATATCTGAATATTCCGACATCATGCGTTATCATTCTTTAATTTGTGAAGAGATAACGTGTCCGAGTGCACTCATCATAACAGGGCGCACAGAGGATGCGATTCAATCTTTTGAACATCGAACACATTTGCATTATGGCATTCAATATCATCCAGAATCATTCGCAAGTCCAGAAGTTACAAAGATCGTGCATAATTTCATGGAACTTGCTCAGAAGGGAGTTAAACCTCATGACTTTGCTTGAATCACTACGTAACAAAAATGCACTTACGCCACAAGAAATAACAACTTTTGTACAAACATTACTTTCAGAAGATGTGAATTTAACTGAAAAAGTGACGTTACTTGAAGCTTATACGGACAAAGGCGAGACGTCGGAGGAATTATTTGCGCTTGCTTCAGAATTAATTCAGACGACCTATTTACCACAACCTAAATACCCCGGTAGCATGTGTGTATGTGGGACAGGGGGCGATGGTTCAAATAGTTTTAATATCTCAACAACAGTATCGTTTGTTGTGGCAGCTGCGGGTGTCCCAGTCATCAAACATGGCAATAAAAGTGTGACTTCGAAATCTGGAAGCGTCGATATTTTGAAGGCGTTGCATGTGCCTACAACATCGATGTCAGAAGTTTCAAGTCAAGTCGCTATGACGAACCTCGCATTTATAAGTGCTACACAAGCCTATCCAATTATGAAAAATTTGCAGCCAGTTCGGCGCTCTATCGCCAAGCCTACCATTTTTAACATAGTAGGTCCTATCATTAACCCTTTTCAATTAGATTATCAAGTGATGGGAATATTTGATTCGAAACGTATGGCAATCGTAGCGGAAACATTGAAGCAATTAGGTCGAAAAAAGGCGCTCGTTGTCCATGGAGCTGGAGGCATGGATGAGGCGACATTGTCGGGAGAAAATCAACTTTATGAAATTGATAATGGCATCATTAAACACTATACACTTAAGGCAACAGATTTAGGATTACGTTATGCCCCTAATTCAGCGCTTCGAGGTGGCACACCTGAAGAAAATAAAGCCATTACGCTCGGCATTTTAGATGGCACAGATACTTCAGTACGTAGAGACGTTGTTATTTTAAATACAGCACTGGCACTTTATGCGGCAGAAAAAGCGATTGATTTTCAAGACGGTGTCATTCAAGCTGCACATTTAATTCAAAGTGGGCAAGCTTATCGTCTCTATAAAAAGATGGTAAAGGAGGAGCATGATGTCTATATTGGATGAGATTGTAACTTATAAAAAAATGTTATTGGAGACAGGGTATTACGAAGCAAAACTCAAAACGCTACCACATGTTGACGTACATCATAAATCGACATTAGTAGAACGGTTAGAACAAAGTAGGCATGTAGAAGTTATAGCGGAAATTAAGTCTCAAAGTCCAACGGTGCGCGATATACCTGAGCGCCCTTTAGAGCATCAAATTCAAGCGTACTGTGAAGGAGGCGCTGCAGCAATTTCTATTTTAACGGATGAGCAGTTTTTTAATGGTACATTTGAACGTCTTGCGGATTTAACACAACAAACAGATCTTCCTGTTTTATGTAAAGATTTTATGATTGATGAACGGCAAATTGATGTTGCGAAGCGAGCGGGGGCGTCTATTATTTTACTCATCGTGCATATTTTAAGTGATGCGCAACTGAAGCGTTTATACCGTTATGCGCAACAACTTAATTTAGAAGTATTAGTTGAAGTTCATAACGAAAGAGAGCTAGAACGTGCACAGCGTCTCTGTCCTAAAATAATTGGCGTAAATAATCGAGATTTACAACATTTCGTGACGAAGGTAGAACATACCAATAAGATTTTAAAAAATAAAAGCAATGACATTTATTATATTTCGGAAAGTGGCATTAAAACAAGTACAGATGTTGAAAAAATAGTACCGTCAGGCATTCATGGCGTGCTTGTCGGTGAGACGCTTATGAAGGCGGAGTACCCAGCAACATTACTTCAAACATTTAAACGAAAAAGGGTTGGAAGCAGATGTATCTAAAGTATTGTGGATTTACACGCGAAAAAGATATTCAAGTGGCATGTCATCTTAATATCGATGCGATTGGTATCATTACGTATCCCAAAAGTAAACGATATGTCGAACGTGACAAACTTGTCCAACTTTTCGAGAATGTCCCTTCTTATATTGATCGTGTAGCAGTCACTGTTAATACGCCTATAGAAGCGTTATTAAATCTTGTGCAAACTTCCAATATTAATGTGTTGCAACTTCATGGTAATGAATCAGTTGAAACTGTAAAAGCGTTAAAAACAAGTTGTCCAAGTATTAAAATTTTTAAAGCGATTCCAGCGCACAATGATTGTATTCAACAAGTGAAAACATTTGCCCCTTTAGTAGATAAGATTTTAGTAGATACGCCGACTGCATTGTTTGGTGGTTCTGGAGAGACATTTGATTGGAAAGTGTTATCTGAATGTACGGAAACGCCAATTTTAGTTGCAGGAGGGTTGAATAATCATAATGTTAAAACGTTAATCAAGCATTACCCTCACATTGAAGGGCTTGACGTTTCAAGCGGTATAGAACGAGCGAAAGGGATTAAAGACAGTAGGAAAATGGCACAATTCATTGACACGGTGAAAGGAGCATTGAAATGAAACATATACAATTACAAGCAGATGAAAATGGCTTATTCGGTGGTTATGGCGGCCGCTATGTACCAGAAACGCTAATGCCAGCAATTCAGGAACTGAAAGAAGCATTTGATGAAGCACAACAAGACCCCACTTTTTTAGAAACATTTCAGACGTATTTAAAAGAATATGTTGGGCGTGAAACACCGTTAACGTATGCGCAATCGTATACAGAACAATTAGGAGGTGCAAAAGTTTATTTGAAACGTGAAGATTTGAATCATACAGGTGCGCATAAAATTAATAATGCGATTGGGCAAGCTTTAATTGCAAAACGCATGGGCAAAAAGAAGCTTGTAGCAGAAACTGGTGCAGGACAACATGGTGTAGCGAGTGCAACAGTAGCAGCATTATTTGATATGGAGCTTGTCGTATTTATGGGTGCAGAAGATATTAAACGTCAACAGTTGAATGTTTTTCGAATGGAGTTGCTCGGTGCGAAGGTTGTATCTGTCGAAGAAGGCCAAGGAACGTTATCTGATGCGGTAAACAAAGCTTTACAATATTGGGTCGCACATGTTGAGGATACCCATTATTTATTGGGATCGGCGTTAGGGCCAGACCCATTTCCGACAATGGTACGTGAATTTCAACGGGTTATTGGCGACGAAATTAAACGTCAAATTCAAGAAAAAGAGCAACGTTTACCAAATGCAGTTGTGGCATGTATTGGAGGCGGTTCAAACGCGATTGGCACGTTTTATCCTTTTATTACAGACGATGTGAAACTTTATGGTGTTGAAGCTGCAGGAGAAGGCGCGCATACGAATCGGCATGCGCTTGCAATTTCAAAAGGGAAGAAAGGTATTTTACACGGTGCGAAAATGTATTTAATTCAAGATGACCATCATCAAATTGAGTTAGCGCATTCGATTTCAGCTGGCTTAGACTATCCAGGTGTTGGGCCGGAACATTGTTATTACCATGATATTGGAAGAGTGACCTATGCATCTGCCACGGATGATGAAGCGATGGAAGCACTTGTTCGTTTTACTAAAGCTGAAGGTATTATTCCAGCGATTGAAAGTGCGCATGCTTTAAGTTATGTTGAAAAATTGGCACCAAAGATGCAGAAAGATGAGATTATTGTCGTCACGATATCAGGTCGTGGAGATAAAGATATGGAGACGATACGTCAATATACGGCGCAAAAGAGAGGTGAGTCTCATGCGTAAACAGTTTGTCGCATATATTATGGGAGGTCCTAACTTTATAGAGTCGTTAAAACTTCTTGATAGCGAAGGGGCAGATTATGTCGAGATAGGCGTGCCTTTTTCAGATCCTGTTGCTGACGGTCCTATTATTAAAAAAGCTGGCGAAAAAGCGATTCAAGCAAGGATGACGTTAGAAAAGATTTTGGAACAATTGAAAATACATCAAAAAGAAATTAAAGCGAAAACAATTATAATGACCTATGCGCATATGATAGAAGCTTATGGTGAAGCGGCATTTATGCAAGCGCTAGATGAGGCCGATGTGTATGGTTTAATTATTCCGGATATGCCATTTGAATATACGGAACAATTGAAAGCACGTTACCCTCAAAGACATGTGAAAATCATTTCATTAATTGCGATGACTGCGCATGAGGCACGTATGAAACAAATAGCGGAACAAGCAGAAGGTTTCATTTATACGGTAACAATGAATCAAACTACAGGACAAAATGCGCAATTTCATCCAGAGTTAAAAGCTAAAATCAAAGCGATTCAGCAGTATACGTCTATTCCAGTAATGGCTGGATTTGGCATTCGTGATGAAACACAAGTAACTGATATCGTGTCTGTGGCAGATGGTGTAATTATAGGAAGCGAAATTGTCCGACGATTAGATGAAGACGGGATTGAGGCAACACGACCATTTTTAAAAAACATGCGAAAAGTTTTAAATGAAACAGATGCATAACAGCGAAAGTGCTTGCAATTTTATGCGAAGATAAGTGTGAAATGTTACTGAACGCGTTATAATGAGGTTATCGAGAGGGAAAGGATGTGGTGCATATGGCTTACACGTTTATTTTTGATTTAGATGACACGTTATACGATCAACTTGAAGCTTTTAACATTGCATATCAGTATCATTTTGCGGACAGTGATATCAATGTAGCAACGCTGTATCGTCATTTTCGACATTACAGTGATGACGTCTTTGATCAAACACAAAATGGCGATATGACCGTGACTGAAATGCAAATATACCGTATCACAGAAGCAGCGAATGATTTTGATATTGCTTTGCCAGAAAAAAAGGCACTAGCATTTCAAAGAGACTATGAACAAGCGCAACAGCGTATCACATTATCCCATCCTATTAAAACAATGTTATATGCGTTAAAACAAAAGCACACTTTAATGGGCGTCATTACAAATGGTGAAGGGCACCATCAACGCATGAAAATAAAAGCTCTAGAGCTTGACCGCATCATACCAGAAAAACATATATTTATTTCTGCAGAAACAGGGATGTATAAGCCAGATGTCGCACTATTCAAACTGGTTGAACAAGCATTAGATTTAAAGCCCCAGAACACATTTTACATCGGAGACAATTTTGAAAATGATGTCGTTGGAGCACTTAATGCGGGATGGCACACCATTTGGTTTAACCGTCGCAATCGTTCGGCAACCCTTAAAGGTTATCAACCTGATTATTATGTAGATTCAGAAGAAGGGCTTGTTGAAGTGATTGAAAAATTACAAAATGAGCACTTAAAATAATGCAAAACCACCGAAGTTTACTTTGAAACTGAGGTGGTTATTTTTATGATTATTGTGCCATAATGTCGCGTGTAAAACGGACGCCCTGATCAGGTGATTCATACATAGTAATAGCGTTAAGTGAGACGTTATCTGGGAGATGTGTACTGAAAGTTTCCCAAATCCAATGAATTAAGTTTTCTAAAGTAATATTCATATCTGGCAAAGTTTCATTTAATAATTGTCCCTCAAGTGAAGGTTCAAGATGGGTTTTGTAAATGTTATCAATAATCCTAAAGTCAACGGCCATACCAAGTTCATCTGTTTTAGACCAAAGTTCTATATCTAACAAATAACGATTATCTTCTAAATCATGGTACGAAGTTTCGTTAAAAAAGATGCGGGCGTCCGCACAGAATTCGTAATGTCTTAAAATTAAAACGGTTTTTTGGTGTCTTGCAAAGTGTTTGGGTGGCTTGACATCATCGAATTTTGCCATGAAAAGACCTCTTTTCTACTTTTTTATTAGCATAACACAATACAAAATAATCACGAAAAGATACGCGTATACTCAAATTTCTTCGTTCTCATGCGAAAAGGAGATAAATCGTGTAAAATGGTTAGAAACATGTAAGTTATCAAATGAGGGGGTATTTGATGCAACATGAAACGCTTGAAAGCGCCTTAAAATTACTTTTAGGCGAACGACTTTTTTTAGATACGGCTTCTCGAATATCATACGGATATGATGGATCATTTGGACAGTACGTGCCTGAATTTGTGACGCAACCACTTTCAACAAAAGAAGTTCAAGAGATAGTTAAACTGGCGAACCGTTTTAACGAACCGATTTATCCAAGAGGTGCTGGTACAAATTTGTCAGGTGGCGCACTGCCTGTACATGGGGGGATTGTCATTGATTTTTCTCAATGGGATGAGGTGACAATTTATCCGAACGATTTAATTATTAAAACACGACCAGGCGTGAAAACATCGACAATACACGCTTTAGCGGAAGCACATCAACTTATGTATCCACCTGATCCTTCTTCATCTGCGGTATGCACAATAGGAGGAAATCTTGCAGAAAATGCGGGTGGGCCACATGGCGTAAAATATGGTGTGACAAAAGATTATGTCATAGGGCTTGAGGTAGTTACAGCGCAAGGAGAACTTATTCGGACAGGCGGTCAAACAATTAAAAATGTGACAGGTTATGATTTAACAAAGTTGCTAGTAGGTTCAGAGGGGACGCTAGGCATTATTACTGAAGCAACTTTACGTTTAATTCCAAAGCCTAAAGCTACACAAACGGCGATGATTGTGTTTAAAGATTTGGAAAGTGCAGGGCGTTCAATTTCTCAAATTTTAACTTCGGGCGTCAGACCGTCGAAAATGGAGATTTTAGATCATCATGCGATTAATAAAGTGGTTGATTATGCAGGATTAGATTTGCCAAGAGCAGCAGCTGCAATATTGCTTGTGGAAGTGGATGGTGAGCCGGATGCTTTAACAAAAGAAATGGAAACGATTCGAGTCGCACTTGAAAAAATTGGTGTAGAGCATATTGAAATTGCAAAGACAAAAGAACAAGAGGCAGAATTGTGGCGTGTGCGTAAGGCAGTGTCACCTGCAGTGGTGGAGAGTGGCTACACTAAAATTTCTGAAGATGCGACTGTGCCATTAAGCAAAATCCCACATATGTTTAAAAAGATATCAGAACTAAAGCACAAATATCAGTTAAGTATTGTTGTTTTTGGACATGCAGGTGATGGCAATTTACATCCGACCATTAATGCCAACATGCGAGATAAAACGGCGATACAAAATGTAGAGCAAGCAGTAGAAGAAATATTCAATTATGCTATTGAACTCGGTGGCACTTTATCAGGTGAACACGGCATTGGAACGATGAAAAAAGCCTTCATGACGCGAGAACTCGGAACAGAAGGCGTTGCTTTTCAAAAAGCAATTAAACAAGCTTTAGATCCTGACAACGTATTAAATCCAGGAAAGATTTTTCCAGCTGAAGGTGAAACAAGATTGGTGTTGCACAATGACTAATTTAAAATCCCGTCTCGATTACCAAGCTACGTTTGATTGTGTGCAATGTGGCTATTGCTTACCGGTTTGTCCTACATATGTCTCTTTTAAAAATGAAAAACATTCACCAAGAGGACGGATTAATTTAGTGAAATTGGCTGCGGAAAACAAAGTGACTTTGGAGGATATGGCTGAAAGTATAGAATTATGTCTGGGGTGTAGAGCATGTGAAACGGTGTGCCCAACTCATGTTAACTATGGAGACATTTTAAGTTCAGCCGTAGAGGTACTTTATGAGGAAAAGGCACAATCCAACGTTGAAAAAGTCATACGTTATACGGCTTTTCAAGGTTTACTTAAACACCCAAAAGCATTACGTCTCGTCAATAAAGGGCTACGTTTCTATCAAAAATCAGGTGTGGAAACAATAATAACAGCAACAGGTGCTTTAAAGTTTGCGCCTAAATATCAACAATTTCAAAAAATCTTGCCTAAAGTTCATAAAACAACACCACAACACAAAGGAGCATTTTCTCGCCAAAAATCAATGACGGTAGGCTTTTTTCAAGGATGCATGATGGATGCCATATTTAGCCATATTAATGATTTAGCAATTAAAATTATGGAACAGCATGACATTCAAGTGATGAATGTCGCTATGCAAACGTGTTGTGGCGCCTTACAGCATCATGCAGGTCAAACCGCAGAAACCATTTCGCTCGCTAAAAGAAATATCGAAACGTATGAACGTTACGACTTTGATTACATTGTTAATACGATTGGAGGTTGTGGTGCAGCGTTAAAAGAATACGACAAATTGTTTGAAAAAGGAACATCATGGCATGAGCGTGCGACGAAATTTGTGAATAAGGTAAGA
Coding sequences within it:
- a CDS encoding anthranilate synthase component I — translated: MNIKYRIINAPVNPETFARHRKHKIILESTTTHQTKGRYSMVVFDTYGKCELVEDALYIQTPYETKTIQTQPFEHLKQYIDKCKATIEHPELAQLPFISGFLGYCSFDLVRHAFPILKQQAIVGETSDVLFHMVESVYVFDHYMEQIYIIATDFFSNATDSELNERLDGMISEFEKVQLFENEKSVHLPSKNIQSNISDETLIQRITAFKSLIQQGDMFQVVPSRIYRYEHHFGASRGRLAYQLYQQLKRNNPSPYMFYYHMEGPILVGSSPESFVKVKQNEVMTNPIAGTIKRGATVEEDSANEQALIQDEKELSEHRMLVDLGRNDILRIARPESLKIPKLMTVERYEHVMHIVSEVVGTLDDHTSPMDVITSLLPTGTVSGAPKIRAIQRIYAYHPYKRGVYSGGIGYINCDHSLDLALVIRTMVIDDTFVNVEAGCGVVYDSIPEKELEEIRLKAKSLLEVVL
- a CDS encoding anthranilate synthase component II; the protein is MILVIDNYDSFTYNLVDLFHPYDEVKVRYPDDSSIFDLCPDVLVISPGPGHPDDTPYLNRIIKHFNALPILGVCLGAQALYRYYGGEVKVGRQVMHGKIDRLQFEQATPLYQNISEYSDIMRYHSLICEEITCPSALIITGRTEDAIQSFEHRTHLHYGIQYHPESFASPEVTKIVHNFMELAQKGVKPHDFA
- the trpD gene encoding anthranilate phosphoribosyltransferase; the encoded protein is MTLLESLRNKNALTPQEITTFVQTLLSEDVNLTEKVTLLEAYTDKGETSEELFALASELIQTTYLPQPKYPGSMCVCGTGGDGSNSFNISTTVSFVVAAAGVPVIKHGNKSVTSKSGSVDILKALHVPTTSMSEVSSQVAMTNLAFISATQAYPIMKNLQPVRRSIAKPTIFNIVGPIINPFQLDYQVMGIFDSKRMAIVAETLKQLGRKKALVVHGAGGMDEATLSGENQLYEIDNGIIKHYTLKATDLGLRYAPNSALRGGTPEENKAITLGILDGTDTSVRRDVVILNTALALYAAEKAIDFQDGVIQAAHLIQSGQAYRLYKKMVKEEHDVYIG
- the trpC gene encoding indole-3-glycerol phosphate synthase TrpC, whose amino-acid sequence is MSILDEIVTYKKMLLETGYYEAKLKTLPHVDVHHKSTLVERLEQSRHVEVIAEIKSQSPTVRDIPERPLEHQIQAYCEGGAAAISILTDEQFFNGTFERLADLTQQTDLPVLCKDFMIDERQIDVAKRAGASIILLIVHILSDAQLKRLYRYAQQLNLEVLVEVHNERELERAQRLCPKIIGVNNRDLQHFVTKVEHTNKILKNKSNDIYYISESGIKTSTDVEKIVPSGIHGVLVGETLMKAEYPATLLQTFKRKRVGSRCI
- a CDS encoding phosphoribosylanthranilate isomerase yields the protein MYLKYCGFTREKDIQVACHLNIDAIGIITYPKSKRYVERDKLVQLFENVPSYIDRVAVTVNTPIEALLNLVQTSNINVLQLHGNESVETVKALKTSCPSIKIFKAIPAHNDCIQQVKTFAPLVDKILVDTPTALFGGSGETFDWKVLSECTETPILVAGGLNNHNVKTLIKHYPHIEGLDVSSGIERAKGIKDSRKMAQFIDTVKGALK
- the trpB gene encoding tryptophan synthase subunit beta, producing MKHIQLQADENGLFGGYGGRYVPETLMPAIQELKEAFDEAQQDPTFLETFQTYLKEYVGRETPLTYAQSYTEQLGGAKVYLKREDLNHTGAHKINNAIGQALIAKRMGKKKLVAETGAGQHGVASATVAALFDMELVVFMGAEDIKRQQLNVFRMELLGAKVVSVEEGQGTLSDAVNKALQYWVAHVEDTHYLLGSALGPDPFPTMVREFQRVIGDEIKRQIQEKEQRLPNAVVACIGGGSNAIGTFYPFITDDVKLYGVEAAGEGAHTNRHALAISKGKKGILHGAKMYLIQDDHHQIELAHSISAGLDYPGVGPEHCYYHDIGRVTYASATDDEAMEALVRFTKAEGIIPAIESAHALSYVEKLAPKMQKDEIIVVTISGRGDKDMETIRQYTAQKRGESHA
- the trpA gene encoding tryptophan synthase subunit alpha, producing the protein MRKQFVAYIMGGPNFIESLKLLDSEGADYVEIGVPFSDPVADGPIIKKAGEKAIQARMTLEKILEQLKIHQKEIKAKTIIMTYAHMIEAYGEAAFMQALDEADVYGLIIPDMPFEYTEQLKARYPQRHVKIISLIAMTAHEARMKQIAEQAEGFIYTVTMNQTTGQNAQFHPELKAKIKAIQQYTSIPVMAGFGIRDETQVTDIVSVADGVIIGSEIVRRLDEDGIEATRPFLKNMRKVLNETDA
- a CDS encoding HAD family hydrolase yields the protein MAYTFIFDLDDTLYDQLEAFNIAYQYHFADSDINVATLYRHFRHYSDDVFDQTQNGDMTVTEMQIYRITEAANDFDIALPEKKALAFQRDYEQAQQRITLSHPIKTMLYALKQKHTLMGVITNGEGHHQRMKIKALELDRIIPEKHIFISAETGMYKPDVALFKLVEQALDLKPQNTFYIGDNFENDVVGALNAGWHTIWFNRRNRSATLKGYQPDYYVDSEEGLVEVIEKLQNEHLK
- a CDS encoding 6-pyruvoyl trahydropterin synthase family protein, whose translation is MAKFDDVKPPKHFARHQKTVLILRHYEFCADARIFFNETSYHDLEDNRYLLDIELWSKTDELGMAVDFRIIDNIYKTHLEPSLEGQLLNETLPDMNITLENLIHWIWETFSTHLPDNVSLNAITMYESPDQGVRFTRDIMAQ
- a CDS encoding FAD-binding oxidoreductase, with amino-acid sequence MQHETLESALKLLLGERLFLDTASRISYGYDGSFGQYVPEFVTQPLSTKEVQEIVKLANRFNEPIYPRGAGTNLSGGALPVHGGIVIDFSQWDEVTIYPNDLIIKTRPGVKTSTIHALAEAHQLMYPPDPSSSAVCTIGGNLAENAGGPHGVKYGVTKDYVIGLEVVTAQGELIRTGGQTIKNVTGYDLTKLLVGSEGTLGIITEATLRLIPKPKATQTAMIVFKDLESAGRSISQILTSGVRPSKMEILDHHAINKVVDYAGLDLPRAAAAILLVEVDGEPDALTKEMETIRVALEKIGVEHIEIAKTKEQEAELWRVRKAVSPAVVESGYTKISEDATVPLSKIPHMFKKISELKHKYQLSIVVFGHAGDGNLHPTINANMRDKTAIQNVEQAVEEIFNYAIELGGTLSGEHGIGTMKKAFMTRELGTEGVAFQKAIKQALDPDNVLNPGKIFPAEGETRLVLHND
- a CDS encoding (Fe-S)-binding protein, producing the protein MTNLKSRLDYQATFDCVQCGYCLPVCPTYVSFKNEKHSPRGRINLVKLAAENKVTLEDMAESIELCLGCRACETVCPTHVNYGDILSSAVEVLYEEKAQSNVEKVIRYTAFQGLLKHPKALRLVNKGLRFYQKSGVETIITATGALKFAPKYQQFQKILPKVHKTTPQHKGAFSRQKSMTVGFFQGCMMDAIFSHINDLAIKIMEQHDIQVMNVAMQTCCGALQHHAGQTAETISLAKRNIETYERYDFDYIVNTIGGCGAALKEYDKLFEKGTSWHERATKFVNKVRDISEILAAQTLVWRTQLNAQAIYQPSCHLENVQKVFKALEHVLNAIPGLTLLPFENQHHCCGSAGIYNLVNYEAEMQILDDKMHHVQKVKPNLIITSNPGCHLQMKLGVEREGLSSQIEVKHLVEVVAEACQIN